The following proteins come from a genomic window of Flavobacterium crocinum:
- the aceA gene encoding isocitrate lyase, which yields MKTTEDRIQELINDWITNPRWKGVERPYTASEVVSLQGSYHIEHSIAKMGAEKLWRKLKSQDYVAGLGALTGNQAIQEVDAGLEAIYLSGWQVAADANLAGEMYPDQSLYPVNSVPMVVKKINNALLRADQIQIVNKIEDKKDYLVPIVADAEAGFGGNLNAFELMKSMIEAGASGVHFEDQLSSAKKCGHLGGKVLVPTQEAINKLIAARLASDVMGVSTLIVARTDADAANLLTSDADPRDRKFLTGEKTSEGFFYVKNGIEQGIARGLSYAPYADLIWMETSNPDLDYARKFAKAMKKEFPDKMLAYNCSPSFNWAAKLSVAEMETFREDLAAMGYSFQFITLAGFHALNTSMFELSKAYKERGMAGYSELQEREFALQKNGFRAVKHQAFVGTSYFDAVQNTVMLGKSAITAMKHSTEVEQF from the coding sequence ATGAAAACGACAGAAGACAGAATTCAGGAATTGATTAACGATTGGATCACGAACCCAAGATGGAAAGGTGTTGAACGTCCTTATACTGCAAGTGAAGTAGTGTCGCTTCAAGGCTCATATCACATTGAGCATTCTATTGCCAAAATGGGTGCCGAAAAATTATGGAGAAAGTTAAAAAGTCAGGATTATGTTGCGGGTTTGGGAGCATTGACTGGAAATCAGGCGATTCAGGAAGTTGATGCAGGTTTAGAAGCGATTTATTTAAGCGGATGGCAGGTTGCTGCCGATGCAAATTTGGCGGGAGAAATGTATCCTGATCAATCGCTTTATCCTGTAAACAGCGTTCCAATGGTGGTAAAAAAGATCAATAACGCTTTGCTGCGTGCTGATCAGATTCAGATTGTAAACAAAATTGAAGATAAAAAAGATTATTTGGTTCCGATTGTGGCCGATGCCGAAGCGGGTTTTGGCGGAAACTTAAATGCTTTCGAATTAATGAAATCAATGATTGAAGCAGGAGCTTCCGGAGTTCATTTTGAAGATCAGTTAAGTTCTGCTAAAAAGTGTGGACACTTGGGCGGAAAAGTTTTGGTTCCAACACAAGAAGCAATCAATAAACTAATTGCAGCTCGTTTGGCTTCTGATGTTATGGGTGTTTCAACTTTAATTGTTGCGCGAACAGATGCCGATGCAGCAAATTTATTAACAAGCGATGCAGATCCAAGAGACCGAAAATTTTTAACCGGAGAAAAAACAAGTGAAGGTTTCTTCTACGTAAAAAACGGAATCGAGCAAGGAATTGCAAGAGGTTTAAGCTACGCGCCTTATGCCGATTTGATTTGGATGGAAACCAGTAATCCGGATTTAGATTATGCGAGAAAGTTTGCAAAGGCAATGAAAAAAGAGTTTCCAGACAAAATGCTGGCGTATAATTGTTCTCCTTCTTTCAATTGGGCTGCAAAATTATCAGTTGCCGAAATGGAAACATTTAGAGAAGATCTGGCAGCAATGGGATATAGTTTTCAGTTCATCACTTTGGCAGGATTCCATGCTTTGAACACCAGTATGTTCGAATTGTCTAAAGCCTACAAAGAGCGCGGAATGGCAGGATATTCTGAATTGCAGGAACGAGAATTCGCTTTACAAAAAAACGGATTCAGAGCGGTAAAACACCAAGCTTTTGTGGGAACTTCTTATTTCGACGCCGTTCAAAATACGGTGATGCTAGGAAAATCAGCAATAACAGCAATGAAACATTCTACAGAGGTTGAGCAATTTTAA
- a CDS encoding Crp/Fnr family transcriptional regulator, whose product MALILENIAKHVSLTLEEQELFLSKLETNTYKAKTLLLNAGEVCKHSYFVNSGILRSFNINDNIVEHVLSFACEGWWMSDMYSFFSQKPGQLFIEVLEEAEVVSLSKENQEQLYLEIPKLERFFRILIENSLVANQQRLMDNLSLPAEERFEKFTKKYGALVHKVPQKQIASFIGVTPEFFSKMKARLLKK is encoded by the coding sequence ATGGCATTAATATTAGAAAACATTGCTAAACACGTTTCTTTGACACTAGAAGAACAAGAACTCTTTTTATCTAAATTAGAAACCAACACTTACAAGGCCAAAACGCTTTTACTAAACGCTGGCGAAGTCTGCAAACATTCTTATTTTGTAAACTCAGGAATTTTAAGAAGCTTCAATATCAACGATAATATTGTCGAACATGTTCTTTCGTTTGCCTGCGAAGGCTGGTGGATGAGTGATATGTACAGTTTTTTTTCGCAGAAACCGGGACAGCTTTTTATTGAGGTTTTAGAAGAAGCAGAAGTGGTTTCTTTATCCAAAGAAAATCAGGAACAATTGTATCTTGAAATTCCAAAACTGGAACGTTTTTTCAGGATTTTAATTGAAAACTCTTTGGTCGCAAATCAACAAAGATTAATGGATAACTTGAGTTTACCTGCTGAAGAGCGATTCGAAAAATTCACTAAAAAATATGGGGCATTGGTTCACAAAGTTCCTCAAAAACAAATCGCTTCTTTCATTGGAGTAACACCTGAATTTTTCAGCAAAATGAAAGCTCGGCTTTTGAAGAAATAG
- a CDS encoding DUF6370 family protein — protein MKNILLATFLFIGIAVQAQDKKKFDKPTIVEASCGECQFGMKGKSCDLAVRIDGKSYFVDGTTIHDHGDAHAEKGFCNAISKALVTGEIKGNRFKATSFTLIDEKK, from the coding sequence ATGAAAAATATACTTTTAGCAACATTCCTCTTTATTGGAATCGCAGTACAAGCACAAGACAAAAAGAAATTCGATAAACCAACAATTGTTGAAGCTTCATGCGGAGAATGTCAATTCGGAATGAAAGGTAAAAGCTGTGATTTAGCTGTTCGCATTGACGGAAAATCGTATTTCGTTGACGGAACCACAATTCACGATCATGGAGACGCACATGCTGAAAAAGGTTTCTGCAATGCAATCAGTAAAGCTTTAGTTACCGGAGAAATCAAAGGAAACCGATTTAAAGCAACTTCATTTACTTTAATAGACGAGAAAAAATAA
- the purT gene encoding formate-dependent phosphoribosylglycinamide formyltransferase has protein sequence MKILLLGSGELGKEFVIAAQRIGQTVIAVDSYENAPAMQVAHSFEVINMLDGEALDQIVSKHKPDFIVPEIEAIRTERFYDYEKQGITVVPSAKAANFTMNRKAIRDLASKELGLRTAKYEYATSAEELQKAVQEVGIPCVVKPLMSSSGKGQSTIKTESDIEKAWQYAVAGSRGDVIEVIVEAFVNFDSEITLLTITQNGNPTLFCAPIGHRQERGDYQESWQPALVSEKDLYEAQDMAEKITEALGGAGLFGVEFFLTKEGVYFSELSPRPHDTGMVTLAGTQNFNEFELHLRTILSLPIFEITLEKAGASAVILASEDSTNPTFTGIEKVAALPKTDFRIFGKPTSRPYRRMGVVLSHDTLSTPINEVTERAKETAKLITVNS, from the coding sequence ATGAAAATACTACTCCTGGGTTCAGGCGAATTAGGCAAAGAATTTGTCATAGCCGCTCAACGAATCGGACAAACTGTAATTGCAGTTGACAGTTACGAAAATGCACCGGCAATGCAAGTTGCACACAGCTTTGAAGTCATCAACATGCTTGACGGCGAAGCACTTGACCAAATCGTATCCAAACATAAGCCAGATTTTATAGTTCCTGAAATAGAAGCCATTCGCACCGAACGTTTTTATGATTACGAAAAACAAGGCATTACCGTTGTTCCTTCAGCGAAAGCGGCAAACTTTACCATGAATCGTAAAGCCATACGTGATTTAGCTTCAAAAGAACTCGGATTACGCACAGCAAAATACGAGTACGCAACTTCAGCAGAAGAACTACAAAAAGCCGTTCAGGAAGTTGGAATTCCATGCGTGGTAAAACCTTTGATGTCTTCATCTGGAAAAGGACAATCGACAATTAAAACAGAAAGCGATATCGAAAAAGCATGGCAATATGCCGTTGCAGGTTCACGAGGCGATGTTATCGAAGTGATTGTAGAAGCATTTGTCAATTTTGATTCTGAGATTACTCTTTTAACGATTACGCAAAACGGAAATCCAACTTTGTTTTGCGCTCCAATTGGACACAGACAAGAACGAGGCGATTATCAGGAAAGCTGGCAACCGGCTTTGGTTTCCGAAAAAGATCTATACGAAGCACAGGATATGGCCGAAAAAATCACCGAAGCACTTGGCGGTGCAGGACTTTTTGGCGTTGAATTTTTCTTAACTAAAGAAGGCGTTTATTTCTCTGAACTTTCTCCGCGTCCGCATGATACCGGAATGGTAACTTTGGCAGGAACACAGAATTTCAACGAATTCGAATTGCATTTAAGAACCATTTTAAGTCTTCCAATTTTCGAAATCACTTTAGAAAAAGCCGGAGCTAGTGCTGTAATTTTAGCTTCAGAAGATTCGACAAACCCAACTTTCACTGGAATCGAAAAAGTAGCCGCTTTACCAAAAACTGATTTCAGGATTTTTGGCAAACCAACTTCAAGACCTTATCGAAGAATGGGAGTCGTTTTAAGTCATGATACACTTTCCACTCCAATCAACGAAGTAACAGAACGTGCCAAAGAAACGGCCAAATTAATAACTGTAAATTCTTAA
- a CDS encoding peptidase U32 family protein codes for MKKKIEILAPARDLIGGIAAINSGADAVYIGAPQFGARSNANNSIEDVAELVKYAHLFNAQVFVVINTILYDNELETCRAMIWELYDIGVDALIIQDMAIMEMDLPPIVLHASTQANNRDADKIKFLKDAGIKRVVLARELNLHQIKTIYDHADVELEFFVTGALCVSFSGNCYMSVANGERSANRGSCAQNCRLPYNLIDGNGDTLIRNSHLLSIKDLDISDQIPNLIEAGIVSFKIEGRLKDVAYVKNNVSYLRQKLDSYLEGPGSEKYTKASSGKCTYTFDSALNRTFNRGYTDYFVNERHSSIGSWESPKSKGQYIGKLIRTVGGAYEIENGELLNNGDGLCFINENNEADGIYVNKAENGKVYPNVLKEVKDGTFIYRNNDAAFIKIVEREDSAVRKLSTTLLLTETETGFQLIATDEDGNVSTVNLEHPKEQTKTGESIEENIKTQLAKTGFTPYTADKITIMFSQNWFLPISKINEMRRTVYDQLTEIRLANYVREEHQLVKTSHPYPETKLDFMYNVSNKTARKFYERHGVTEIEKAFELQWDPGKSRVMTTKYCIKYELKKCPIHQKDIVGVKVKEPLVLKQGELEYKLKFNCKPCEMEIWEKDAEFEIEEDHFH; via the coding sequence ATGAAGAAGAAAATCGAAATATTAGCTCCTGCTAGAGATTTAATTGGAGGAATCGCAGCCATAAATAGTGGTGCAGATGCTGTATATATTGGTGCGCCGCAATTTGGTGCGCGTTCAAATGCCAACAACTCTATTGAAGATGTGGCAGAATTAGTAAAATATGCGCATTTATTCAATGCTCAGGTTTTTGTAGTTATCAATACCATTTTATATGATAACGAATTAGAAACGTGTCGTGCCATGATCTGGGAGTTATACGATATTGGTGTTGATGCCTTGATTATTCAGGACATGGCGATTATGGAAATGGACTTGCCTCCTATCGTACTTCACGCCAGCACACAAGCCAATAACCGTGATGCTGATAAAATTAAATTCTTAAAAGATGCTGGTATCAAACGTGTGGTTTTAGCACGTGAATTAAACTTGCATCAAATCAAAACAATCTATGATCACGCTGATGTTGAATTAGAGTTTTTCGTAACGGGAGCTTTATGTGTATCGTTTAGTGGAAACTGTTATATGAGTGTGGCAAACGGAGAACGAAGTGCGAATCGTGGTTCTTGTGCGCAAAACTGCCGTCTACCATATAACTTAATCGACGGAAATGGAGATACTTTAATCAGAAACAGCCACTTGCTTTCGATTAAAGATTTAGACATTTCAGATCAGATTCCGAATTTGATTGAGGCCGGAATTGTTTCTTTCAAAATCGAAGGCCGATTAAAAGACGTAGCTTATGTTAAAAACAACGTATCGTATTTACGTCAGAAATTAGACAGTTATTTAGAAGGTCCTGGAAGTGAAAAATACACCAAAGCTTCTTCTGGAAAATGTACGTATACTTTTGATTCTGCATTAAACAGAACTTTCAACCGTGGATATACCGATTATTTCGTAAACGAAAGACACAGCTCTATTGGTTCTTGGGAAAGCCCAAAATCAAAGGGGCAATATATTGGAAAATTAATTAGAACTGTTGGCGGTGCTTACGAAATCGAAAATGGCGAATTGTTAAACAACGGTGACGGACTTTGCTTCATCAACGAAAATAACGAAGCCGACGGAATCTACGTAAACAAAGCTGAAAACGGAAAAGTTTATCCAAACGTTCTAAAAGAAGTAAAAGACGGAACTTTCATTTACAGAAATAACGACGCCGCTTTCATCAAAATTGTTGAAAGAGAAGACAGTGCCGTTCGTAAATTGAGTACAACTTTACTGCTTACCGAAACGGAAACTGGTTTCCAATTAATCGCAACAGACGAAGATGGAAATGTTAGTACCGTAAATTTAGAACACCCAAAAGAGCAGACTAAAACGGGTGAATCAATCGAAGAGAACATCAAAACACAATTAGCAAAAACAGGTTTTACGCCTTATACAGCTGATAAAATTACTATTATGTTTTCTCAAAACTGGTTCCTTCCAATTTCAAAAATAAACGAAATGAGAAGAACGGTTTACGATCAGTTGACAGAAATTCGTTTGGCAAATTATGTTCGTGAAGAACATCAACTGGTAAAAACGTCACATCCTTATCCAGAAACCAAACTGGATTTCATGTACAACGTTTCAAACAAAACAGCTCGTAAATTCTACGAACGTCACGGTGTTACCGAAATCGAAAAAGCATTCGAATTACAATGGGATCCAGGAAAATCTCGTGTAATGACGACTAAATATTGCATTAAATACGAATTAAAAAAATGCCCGATTCACCAAAAAGATATTGTTGGTGTTAAGGTAAAAGAACCATTGGTTTTAAAACAGGGAGAATTAGAATACAAACTAAAATTCAACTGCAAGCCCTGCGAAATGGAAATCTGGGAAAAAGATGCTGAATTTGAGATTGAAGAAGATCATTTTCATTAG
- the dinD gene encoding DNA damage-inducible protein D — MKSDEIKKLFEKFESATLELEGIECWSARDLQLLLGYSKWENFEKVIQKAKDACKNAGENIDNHFPDVRKMVELGSNSERSINDIALTRYACYLIAQNGDSRKQEIAFAQNYFAVQTRKAEMVEQRLLEFERIKAREKLSQTEKQLSGILYERGVDSHGFAVIRSKGDQALFRLNTNMLKKKMGIPDNRPVADFLPTISIKAKDLAAEMTGLNVQSKDLEGQSKIDTEHIDNNIAVREMLTKRGIIPENLLPAEDVKKLQRKLDGDEKKLLRADTKKKK, encoded by the coding sequence ATGAAATCGGACGAAATCAAGAAACTTTTTGAAAAATTTGAATCAGCTACATTAGAATTAGAAGGTATTGAATGTTGGAGTGCTCGCGATTTACAATTATTACTTGGTTATAGTAAATGGGAAAATTTTGAAAAAGTAATTCAAAAAGCGAAAGATGCCTGCAAAAATGCCGGTGAAAATATAGACAACCATTTTCCTGACGTCAGGAAAATGGTTGAGCTAGGGTCAAATTCTGAAAGATCAATAAACGATATTGCACTAACGCGTTATGCATGTTATTTGATTGCACAAAATGGAGACAGCAGAAAACAAGAAATTGCATTTGCACAAAATTATTTCGCAGTTCAAACCCGTAAAGCAGAAATGGTCGAACAACGTCTTTTGGAATTTGAAAGAATAAAAGCTCGGGAAAAACTAAGCCAAACCGAAAAACAATTATCTGGAATTTTATATGAAAGAGGAGTTGACAGTCATGGATTCGCAGTAATTAGAAGCAAAGGAGATCAAGCTCTATTTAGATTAAACACTAATATGCTAAAAAAGAAAATGGGCATTCCTGATAATAGACCTGTTGCCGATTTCTTACCTACAATAAGCATAAAAGCAAAAGATCTAGCAGCAGAAATGACAGGTTTAAATGTTCAAAGCAAAGATTTAGAAGGACAAAGCAAAATAGATACCGAACATATTGATAACAATATTGCAGTTAGAGAAATGCTGACTAAAAGAGGCATTATCCCTGAAAATCTGTTACCAGCAGAAGATGTAAAAAAACTCCAACGAAAGCTTGATGGAGATGAGAAAAAATTACTAAGAGCTGATACGAAAAAGAAAAAATAA
- a CDS encoding ferritin-like domain-containing protein, with translation MIHTDETTKEAVKTLEGLISILEDGKLGYTNAAEHVNNPAMKTDFLEYARERALFIVELQDEINKLGKSTDTSGGGPLGALHRTWIDIKSSFTDGDPEAIINACITGEEAAIEKYKKALDDNELEHSQVYIVSKQLNSIQNTLSQIKMKGI, from the coding sequence ATGATACATACAGATGAAACCACAAAAGAAGCAGTAAAAACCTTAGAAGGATTAATTTCAATTCTTGAAGATGGAAAACTAGGATATACAAACGCAGCAGAGCATGTAAACAACCCGGCAATGAAAACTGATTTTCTGGAATATGCTCGCGAAAGAGCCTTATTTATTGTAGAACTACAAGACGAAATCAACAAACTAGGAAAATCTACAGACACTTCTGGCGGTGGCCCGTTAGGAGCTTTACACAGAACCTGGATTGACATCAAATCATCCTTTACCGATGGAGATCCTGAAGCAATCATCAATGCCTGCATTACCGGAGAAGAAGCTGCCATTGAAAAATACAAAAAAGCACTCGATGATAATGAATTGGAACACAGTCAGGTTTATATTGTTTCCAAACAATTAAATAGTATTCAAAATACTTTATCACAAATTAAAATGAAAGGAATTTAA
- a CDS encoding fatty acid desaturase family protein: MNNTAPTFARQDNLKFFRTLNSRVNNYFKENNIQKTGNWKLHLKAVILFAVFLTPYFLILTLEMPFWLMLLLSIVMGVGMAGVGMNVMHDGNHGSYSNKSWINKFMGGTIYVLAGNVYNWQVQHNVLHHTYTNIPGHDEDLDAGRIIRFTEHAEWHRFHRFQHYYSVFLYGLLTFNWALTTDFKQMRNYLKRKLSYGEPKNPKILWTTLIITKMIYVSIWIVLPILIGITWWKVLIGFFAMHYTAGLILSIVFQLAHVVDHTTNPTPNDLGEMDNTWAIHQLYTTTNFAPKNAIVNWYTGGLNHQIEHHIFPNISHIHYGKIAKIVKETAKECNLPYYEYKTMRSAVIAHFKHLRDLGMKPELSV, from the coding sequence ATGAATAACACGGCTCCGACATTTGCTAGGCAAGACAATCTGAAGTTTTTCAGAACACTTAATTCTCGGGTAAACAATTACTTCAAGGAGAATAATATTCAGAAAACCGGAAATTGGAAATTACACCTAAAAGCTGTTATTCTTTTTGCCGTTTTCCTGACCCCGTACTTTCTAATCCTAACATTGGAAATGCCTTTTTGGTTAATGTTATTACTTTCAATTGTAATGGGAGTTGGAATGGCTGGCGTTGGAATGAACGTTATGCATGACGGAAACCACGGTTCTTACTCAAACAAAAGCTGGATCAATAAATTCATGGGCGGAACTATTTATGTTCTGGCTGGAAATGTTTACAACTGGCAGGTACAACATAATGTACTACACCACACTTACACTAATATTCCCGGGCATGACGAAGATTTAGATGCAGGAAGAATTATTCGTTTTACAGAACATGCGGAATGGCATCGTTTTCACCGCTTTCAACATTATTACTCTGTTTTCCTATACGGTTTATTGACTTTCAATTGGGCACTAACAACCGATTTTAAGCAAATGAGAAATTATTTGAAAAGAAAATTATCTTACGGAGAACCTAAGAATCCAAAAATCTTGTGGACTACTTTAATCATTACTAAAATGATTTATGTCTCTATTTGGATTGTTTTACCAATCCTAATCGGAATTACCTGGTGGAAAGTCCTTATTGGATTTTTCGCTATGCATTATACCGCAGGATTAATCTTAAGTATTGTATTCCAATTGGCACATGTGGTAGACCATACTACAAATCCAACTCCAAACGATTTAGGAGAAATGGATAATACCTGGGCTATTCACCAATTATACACTACGACTAACTTTGCGCCAAAAAACGCAATCGTAAATTGGTACACAGGCGGATTAAACCATCAAATCGAACATCATATTTTCCCAAATATTAGTCACATTCATTACGGTAAAATTGCCAAAATTGTAAAAGAAACAGCAAAAGAATGCAACTTACCTTATTACGAATACAAAACAATGCGAAGTGCCGTTATTGCTCACTTCAAACATTTACGTGATTTGGGAATGAAACCGGAATTATCAGTTTAA
- the rsmG gene encoding 16S rRNA (guanine(527)-N(7))-methyltransferase RsmG, giving the protein MDEILKYFPNLTDLQIEQFQKLDFLYHDWNEKINVISRKDIDSLYTKHILHSLGIAKIMKFEAGTTVLDVGTGGGFPGIPLAILFPETRFYLIDVIAKKIKVVQGVADALELKNVKAEQKRAELVKGDFDFIVSRAVTNMPDFVSWIKDKIKKQHKHKLKNGILYLKGGDLAEELKDFPNATLYDLADHFEDEFFETKKVVHLPLKFKP; this is encoded by the coding sequence ATGGATGAGATATTGAAATATTTTCCAAATTTGACGGATCTTCAAATTGAACAATTTCAAAAATTAGACTTTTTATACCACGATTGGAATGAGAAAATCAATGTTATTTCTCGAAAAGACATTGATTCATTATATACAAAACACATTTTGCATTCGTTAGGAATTGCGAAAATTATGAAATTTGAAGCAGGAACAACGGTTTTAGACGTTGGAACTGGTGGTGGCTTTCCGGGAATTCCGTTAGCAATTCTTTTTCCTGAAACCCGCTTTTATCTGATTGACGTGATTGCAAAGAAAATAAAAGTGGTTCAAGGCGTTGCGGATGCATTGGAATTAAAGAATGTAAAAGCAGAACAAAAACGCGCTGAATTGGTAAAGGGCGATTTCGATTTTATCGTAAGCCGTGCCGTAACTAATATGCCGGATTTTGTTTCCTGGATAAAAGATAAGATTAAGAAACAACACAAGCATAAATTGAAAAATGGTATTCTTTATCTGAAAGGTGGTGATTTGGCAGAGGAATTGAAAGATTTTCCAAATGCTACACTATACGATCTGGCAGATCATTTTGAAGATGAATTTTTTGAAACAAAGAAAGTAGTTCACCTTCCTTTGAAGTTTAAGCCTTAA
- the pruA gene encoding L-glutamate gamma-semialdehyde dehydrogenase translates to MLKGFFHVPKAVNEPVKGYAPNSPEKAAVQAAYTTMWNSQIDVPLYIGSEEIRTGNTRNITAPHDHKHIVGKYHLAEKQHIEKAIANALEARKKWANMAWEQRAAIFLKAAELIAGPYRARINAATMIGQSKNIHQAEIDSSCELIDFLRYNVEFMTQIYNDQPKSDSSVWNRVEYRPLEGFVYAITPFNFTAIAANLPASAAMMGNVVVWKPSDSQVFSAKVIIDVFKEAGVPDGVINVVFGDALMITDTVLASRDFAGVHFTGSTHVFKDIWAKIGANIHNYKTYPRIVGETGGKDFIIAHPSANVKQVVTGITRGAFEFQGQKCSAASRAYIPQSLWPAVKEQLIADVKSMKMGSPEDFGNFITAVIHEGSFDKLASYIDQAKKDADAEIIVGGNYDKSVGYFVEPTVIVTTNPKYTTMETELFGPVITIYVYEDAKWEETLELVDTTSEYALTGAVFSQDRYAIEVATTKLQNSAGNFYINDKPTGAVVGMQPFGGARASGTNDKAGSALNLLRWASPRTIKETFVTPEDYRYPFLG, encoded by the coding sequence ATGCTTAAAGGATTTTTTCATGTACCAAAAGCGGTAAACGAACCTGTAAAAGGATACGCACCGAACTCACCAGAAAAAGCAGCTGTTCAGGCAGCTTACACCACAATGTGGAATTCTCAAATTGACGTTCCTTTATATATTGGAAGCGAAGAAATCAGAACTGGAAATACAAGAAACATTACTGCTCCACACGATCACAAACATATCGTTGGAAAATATCATTTAGCTGAAAAACAACATATCGAAAAAGCAATTGCCAATGCTCTTGAAGCAAGAAAAAAATGGGCAAACATGGCATGGGAACAACGTGCTGCTATTTTCTTAAAAGCTGCAGAACTTATTGCAGGACCATACAGAGCGCGCATCAATGCAGCTACAATGATTGGTCAATCTAAAAATATTCATCAGGCAGAAATCGATTCTTCTTGCGAATTAATCGACTTCTTAAGATACAATGTTGAGTTTATGACTCAAATCTATAACGATCAGCCAAAATCAGATTCTTCTGTTTGGAATCGCGTAGAATACAGACCTCTTGAAGGTTTTGTTTACGCTATTACTCCATTTAACTTTACTGCTATCGCTGCAAATCTTCCTGCAAGTGCTGCTATGATGGGTAACGTTGTGGTTTGGAAACCAAGTGACAGTCAGGTATTTTCTGCTAAAGTTATCATCGATGTATTCAAAGAAGCCGGAGTTCCGGACGGTGTTATCAACGTAGTTTTTGGTGATGCTTTAATGATTACTGATACAGTTTTAGCAAGCCGTGATTTTGCCGGTGTTCACTTTACAGGATCGACTCACGTATTTAAAGACATCTGGGCTAAAATTGGAGCAAACATTCACAATTACAAAACGTACCCAAGAATCGTTGGTGAAACTGGAGGTAAAGATTTTATCATTGCTCACCCAAGCGCAAACGTAAAACAGGTAGTTACAGGAATTACTCGTGGTGCTTTTGAATTCCAGGGACAAAAATGTTCTGCTGCTTCCAGAGCTTATATCCCACAAAGTTTATGGCCAGCTGTAAAAGAACAATTGATTGCTGACGTGAAATCTATGAAAATGGGTTCTCCGGAAGATTTTGGAAACTTCATTACAGCAGTTATCCACGAAGGTTCTTTCGACAAATTAGCTAGTTATATTGATCAGGCGAAAAAAGATGCTGACGCTGAAATCATCGTTGGAGGAAATTATGATAAATCTGTTGGGTACTTTGTTGAACCAACAGTTATTGTAACTACAAATCCTAAATATACTACAATGGAAACTGAGCTGTTTGGACCAGTTATCACTATTTATGTTTACGAAGATGCTAAATGGGAAGAAACTTTAGAATTAGTAGATACTACTTCTGAGTATGCTTTAACAGGAGCAGTTTTCAGCCAGGATCGTTACGCTATTGAAGTGGCTACTACTAAATTACAAAATTCTGCAGGTAACTTCTACATCAATGACAAACCAACTGGAGCAGTTGTTGGAATGCAGCCATTTGGTGGAGCAAGAGCTTCAGGAACTAACGATAAAGCAGGTTCTGCATTGAACTTGTTGCGTTGGGCTTCTCCAAGAACGATCAAAGAAACTTTTGTAACTCCTGAAGATTACAGATATCCTTTCTTAGGCTAA
- the apaG gene encoding Co2+/Mg2+ efflux protein ApaG gives MVSQITRGIKISVLTSFEGTYFKNYKIHFAFSYVVTIENHSKDSVQLTSRHWEIFDSLNDLEVVDGEGVIGKKPVLKPGENHTYSSGCLLSSPYGAMKGHFNMINFTTTKTFKVIVPTFRMCAPFALN, from the coding sequence ATGGTTTCTCAAATTACACGAGGCATAAAAATATCTGTTTTAACTAGTTTTGAAGGTACTTACTTCAAAAACTACAAGATTCATTTTGCTTTTAGTTATGTAGTTACGATTGAAAACCACAGTAAAGATTCTGTGCAGTTAACCTCGCGCCACTGGGAAATTTTTGATTCTCTAAATGATCTGGAAGTAGTAGACGGCGAAGGTGTTATTGGCAAAAAACCTGTTTTAAAACCAGGTGAAAATCACACTTATAGTTCTGGCTGTTTATTATCGTCTCCTTACGGAGCAATGAAAGGTCATTTTAATATGATCAATTTTACCACTACAAAAACATTCAAAGTAATTGTCCCTACTTTTAGAATGTGTGCTCCTTTTGCTTTAAATTAA